One Archocentrus centrarchus isolate MPI-CPG fArcCen1 chromosome 10, fArcCen1, whole genome shotgun sequence genomic region harbors:
- the gpr151 gene encoding probable G-protein coupled receptor 151, whose product MDKLSGTNGTVVNSSIDMWSFSERDSFQHPDPSELRVLVPAILGVICVLGVACNLTAMAILFSNAHKGKMSLINSLIFNLMFADGLVLMFIVPFRAASYSKASWNLGWVVCKTADWFLQSCMVVKSFTVAIMSKACYRYVSNPTKQVSIQLGSILVVLFFIWLSACTVTIPHWLFTRLQREIRGLVCVLMVPPEAQDFMSVYVRAYPLGVYCAPLSIALMYFWKAYGQCQRRSSKSQNLRTQIRSRKLTLMLFSLTVAMAILWIPHWVVWLWERHIAEKEIEGAQPLISSPPLLLILSAQVLTFSLSLVNPLIVLSLSEEFREGYRGLWRRLTLRKQPPPKPKPGPHNPTTLQSPCPRPETSGQLRGERSLQSSSSKEAIREAQLKPEQGGGPEGQGREADTVSLKDGSVLPDVEQFWHEREGGSLTEENDPVPWENQNMAEKK is encoded by the coding sequence ATGGATAAGCTTAGTGGGACCAATGGGACTGTGGTGAACAGCTCCATAGACATGTGGTCATTCAGTGAGCGCGATTCCTTCCAGCACCCGGATCCGAGTGAGCTCAGGGTCCTGGTGCCAGCTATTCTGGGAGTCATTTGTGTCCTGGGTGTGGCTTGCAATCTCACCGCGATGGCCATCCTCTTCTCTAATGCGCATAAAGGCAAAATGTCTCTTATCAACTCCCTCATCTTCAACCTGATGTTTGCTGATGGGCTAGTGCTGATGTTCATAGTGCCTTTTAGGGCTGCCTCATACTCCAAAGCAAGCTGGAATCTAGGCTGGGTGGTATGTAAGACAGCTGACTGGTTTCTCCAATCCTGCATGGTTGTGAAGAGCTTCACAGTGGCTATCATGTCCAAAGCCTGCTACCGCTATGTGTCAAACCCAACCAAGCAGGTGAGCATACAGCTGGGCTCCATCTTGGTGGTGCTTTTCTTCATATGGCTGTCTGCCTGCACTGTCACCATCCCTCACTGGTTGTTTACTAGGCTGCAGAGAGAGATCCGCGGGCTGGTGTGTGTATTGATGGTTCCTCCTGAAGCCCAGGATTTCATGTCTGTGTATGTGAGAGCATATCCTCTGGGAGTGTATTGTGCACCTCTAAGCATTGCCCTGATGTATTTCTGGAAGGCTTATGGCCAGTGCCAGCGCCGCTCTAGTAAGAGTCAGAATCTGCGTACACAGATCAGATCCAGGAAGCTCACTTTAATGCTTTTCAGCCTCACTGTGGCCATGGCTATCCTCTGGATTCCTCACTGGGTTGTGTGGCTTTGGGAGCGTCATATTGCAGAAAAAGAAATTGAAGGAGCTCAGCCCCttatctcctctcctccccttctcCTGATCCTTTCTGCTCAGGTGCTcaccttctctctgtctttggtGAACCCTCTCAttgtcctctccctctctgaagAGTTCAGAGAGGGTTACAGGGGGCTTTGGAGGCGCCTCACCCTGCGCAAGCAACCTCCACCTAAGCCAAAGCCCGGACCCCACAACCCCACCACTCTCCAGTCCCCTTGTCCTAGACCAGAGACCTCAGGCCAGCTGCGAGGGGAGAGGAGCCTGCAATCAAGCTCCAGCAAGGAAGCCATCAGGGAGGCTCAGCTTAAGCCGGAGCAAGGTGGGGGACCAGAGGGACAAGGGAGGGAAGCAGACACGGTGAGCCTTAAAGATGGGAGTGTCTTGCCTGATGTGGAGCAGTTCTGGCACGAGCGGGAGGGCGGGTCACTCACAGAGGAAAACGATCCTGTGCCGTGGGAGAACCAGAACATGgcggaaaaaaaataa